One Halichondria panicea chromosome 3, odHalPani1.1, whole genome shotgun sequence genomic region harbors:
- the LOC135334387 gene encoding uncharacterized protein LOC135334387, whose product MHAVVMKWTHVIVLIHVVITLKLVKAQQPKVYEVTISTFNDELTPPYHSVPLYCSISPQPDEPLFYRWTHSVNEQYVSATATSPYAFYKPLFNHPRYGRVFCHVETEEGFLGTGSILLEAQGYVEAIGRTAVSLQPTKPLILRGEVSRQYSTDNKSPLLNTRVLTRWSYNGVPITQPLDSDQPTLSFNRTQESDTGEYVLSVSHFYISRGFDRNNETEGNMLGIAGDINRQCSDIVLSTLGLYAIFSPVEFQVNIGTKQIPAEPTKSTHYYEFFEKKQVYVMIQIPLQSIQGIDYNQLSDNFELSYKLLHNGKIIFDTTYRLSSRGSTVSEYRLINDSTVEANLIFFSPTALDVGIYEYQFYVRTEDVQRVLDITQCDTSYQNFLDGGMRLLFFLIGEATIYIEMADRISVNASKYYYSIGDEEGSTLSCTLAQQNSSAQELNWHKNGYQVMTTNFSSILYINISDTVEKLDFVNEYGTYTCTAMETDGRQSSKSIHIAEKASFSLQLRPENGLDCVSVSTEAVKTAVLSELRSTFSQTCNCDITLDEFTMATMLCDDNNMLTLSSDLLFSDQDGELTASNLLSSAAGRLMGVRTFNDATLVIDTSCALRDAQGRCIEGQPRQENQLTTLAIVLLAMLTLAIMVAILTGLIRCVLKCRKQKNKIKESSNVQPPLQMVTPSHRPITSPEISIDPQSYSYPQIHSIVGRRAISFAGRANHHVLRNTRSNRMGNSSTSQRTEANGTESAKNYTSEPIPSRLESSLNCVQNPAYTVTTSDNQRDTILSNNYQSIRRGRGSSPDGASGRHIYDYPRFGEVEPESEQEESREESDYYI is encoded by the exons atgcatgcagtggtcATGAAGTGGACACATGTTATagtacttatacatgtagttattaCACTGAAATTGGTTAAAG CTCAGCAGCCTAAAGTCTATGAAGTGACCATCTCCACCTTCAATGATGAACTGACACCTCCATACCACTCAGTGCCTCTCTACTGCAGTATCTCCCCTCAACCAGACGAGCCGTTGTTTTATCGATGGACACACTCCGTTAATGAACAATACGTTTCGGCCACTGCCACCTCTCCTTATGCCTTTTACAAGCCGCTATTCAACCACCCTCGATATGGTAGGGTGTTCTGTCATGTGGAGACAGAGGAAGGATTTCTAGGCACAGGAAGCATTCTGTTGGAAGCACAAG GGTACGTTGAAGCTATTGGGAGAACTGCGGTCAGTCTACAGCCTACCAAACCTCTCATTCTAAGAGGTGAGGTGTCAAGGCAGTACAGCACTGACAACAAGAGCCCACTACTCAACACGAGGGTCTTAACAAGATGGAGCTACAATGGAGTCCCCATTACACAGCCACTAGACTCAGATCAACCTACTCTTTCTTTCAACAGAACACAAGAATCCGATACTGGAGAGTATGTACTGAGTGTGTCACATTTCTACATTTCAAGAGGCTTTGATAGAAATAACGAAACTGAAGGTAATATGCTGGGAATTGCGGGGGATATTAACAGGCAATGCAGTGACATAGTGCTGAGTACTCTAGGACTGTACGCTATCTTCAGTCCTGTGGAATTTCAAGTCAACATAG GTACTAAACAGATTCCCGCTGAACCAACTAAAAGTACCCACTATTATGAATTCTTTGAGAAAAAGCAAGTATATGTGATGATCCAGATACCACTGCAGTCAATTCAAGGGATTGACTATAACCAACTCTCAGACAACTTCGAACTTAGTTACAAGCTACTCCACAACGGAAAAATTATATTTGATACTACATATAGACTTTCTAGCAGAGGTAGTACAGTCAGTGAATACAGGCTGATCAATGACAGCACAGTGGAGGCAAATCTGATCTTTTTCTCACCTACGGCACTGGATGTGGGGATATACGAGTACCAGTTCTATGTGAGGACTGAGGATGTACAGAGGGTGCTCGATATAACACAATGTGACACAAGCTATCAGAATTTCCTAGATGGTGGAATGCGACTCCTGTTCTTCCTAATTGGAGAAGCTACCATTTACATCGAAATGGCTG ATCGGATTTCTGTGAATGCCAGCAAATACTACTACAGTATTGGTGATGAGGAAGGCTCAACACTATCATGCACACTAGCTCAACAGAACAGCAGCGCGCAGGAGCTGAACTGGCATAAGAATGGATACCAAGTGATGACAACAAATTTTTCAAGCATACTGTATATTAACATTTCCGATACTGTGGAGAAATTGGACTTTGTGAATGAGTACGGcacgtacacatgcactgctATGGAAACGGATGGTCGACAAAGCTCAAAGTCGATACATATTGCAGAAAAAG CATCCTTCAGTCTCCAGCTCCGTCCCGAAAATGGCCTGGATTGT GTATCAGTGTCAACAGAAGCCGTTAAAACAGCTGTTCTAAGTGAACTAAGATCCACCTTCTCCCAAACATGTAACTGTGACATCACGCTAGACGAGTTCACCATGGCAACCATGTTATGTGACGATAACAATATGCTTACTTTGAGCTCGGACTTGTTGTTTTCTGACCAAGATGGAGAACTGACAGCATCGAATTTGCTCAGCTCTGCTGCCGGTAGACTTATGGGAGTGAGGACATTCAACGATGCAACGTTGGTGATTGATACCAGCTGTGCCCTAAGGGATGCTCAAGGGCGCTGTATAGAG GGACAGCCCAGACAGGAGAACCAGCTCACAACACTGGCTATTGTATTATTGGCAATGCTAACTCTAGCAATAATGGTGGCTATTTTAACAGGACTGATACG GTGTGTACTCAAGTGTagaaaacaaaaaaacaaaatcaAAGAGTCAAGTAATGTTCAGCCTCCGCTACAAATGGTAACACCGTCTCATCGTCCAATCACAAGCCCAGAAATTTCCATTGATCCGCAGTCGTACTCGTACCCGCAAATCCACTCCATTGTAGGAAGAAGAGCAATTTCGTTTGCTGGAAGAGCCAATCATCACGTACTAAGAAACACTCGTTCTAACAGAATGGGAAACAGCAGTACTAGCCAGAGAACAGAGGCAAATGGAACGGAATCTGCCAAGAATTATACTTCGGAACCAATACCATCCAGATTGGAATCTTCCCTAAATTGCGTACAAAATCCAGCTTATACTGTGACTACCAGCGATAACCAAAGAGACACCATTCTATCGAATAACTATCAGAGCATTCGTCGCGGCAGAGGGTCCTCTCCAGATGGGGCGTCTGGACGTCATATTTACGACTATCCCAGATTTGGGGAGGTGGAACCAGAATCAGAGCAAGAGGAAAGCCGGGAGGAGTCAGACTACTACATTTAA
- the LOC135333043 gene encoding uncharacterized protein LOC135333043, producing MSPGHPLGTAQQPKVYEVTISTFNDELTPPYHSVPLYCSISPQPDEPLFYRWTHSVNDQYVSATATSPYAFYKPLFNHPRYGRVFCHVETEEGFLGTGSILLEAQGYVEAIGRTAVSLQPTKPLTLRGEVSRQYSTDNKSPLLNTRVLTRWSYNGVPITQQLESDQPTLSFNRTQESDTGEYVLSVSHFYISRGFDKNNETEGNMLGIAGDINRQCSDIVLSTLGLYAIFSPVEFQVNIGTKQIPAEPTKSTHYYEFFEKKQVYVMIQIPLQSIQGIDYNQLSDNFELSYKLLHNGKIIFDTIYRLSSRGYTSRVSEYRLINDSTVEANLTFFSPKATDVGIYEYQFYVRNEDVQRVLDTTQCDTSYQNFLDGGIRLLFFLIGEATIYIKMADQISVNASKYYYSIGDEEGSTLSCTLAQQNSSAQELNWHKNGYQVMTTNSSSILYINISDTVEKLDFVNEYGTYTCTAMETDGRQSSKSIHVAEKAFFSIQLRPENGLDCASVSTEAVKTAVLSELRSTFSQTCNCDITLDEFTMATMLCDDNNMLTLSSDLLFSDQDGELTASSLLSSAASRLAGVRTFNDATLFIDTSCAL from the exons ATGTCCCCCGGCCACCCGTTGGGAACGG CTCAGCAGCCTAAAGTCTATGAAGTGACCATCTCCACCTTCAACGATGAACTGACACCTCCATACCACTCAGTGCCTCTCTACTGCAGCATCTCTCCTCAACCAGACGAGCCGTTGTTTTATCGATGGACACATTCCGTTAATGACCAATACGTTTCGGCCACTGCCACCTCTCCTTATGCCTTTTACAAGCCGCTATTCAACCACCCTCGATATGGTAGGGTATTCTGTCATGTGGAGACAGAGGAAGGGTTTCTAGGCACAGGAAGCATTCTGTTGGAAGCACAAG GGTACGTTGAAGCTATTGGGAGAACTGCGGTCAGTCTACAGCCTACCAAACCTCTCACTCTAAGAGGCGAGGTGTCAAGGCAGTACAGCACTGACAACAAGAGCCCACTACTCAACACGAGGGTCTTAACAAGATGGAGCTATAACGGAGTCCCTATTACACAGCAACTAGAATCTGATCAACCTACTCTTTCTTTCAACAGAACACAAGAATCCGATACTGGAGAGTATGTACTGAGTGTGTCACATTTCTACATTTCAAGAGGCTTTGATAAAAATAACGAAACTGAAGGTAATATGCTGGGAATTGCAGGGGATATTAACAGGCAATGCAGTGACATAGTGCTGAGTACTCTAGGACTGTACGCTATCTTCAGTCCTGTGGAATTTCAAGTCAACATAG GTACTAAACAGATTCCCGCTGAACCAACTAAAAGTACCCACTATTATGAATTCTTTGAGAAAAAGCAAGTATATGTGATGATCCAGATACCACTGCAGTCAATTCAAGGGATTGACTATAACCAACTCTCAGACAACTTCGAACTTAGTTACAAGCTACTCCACAATGGAAAAATTATATTTGATACTATATATAGACTTTCTAGCAGAGGTTATACCAGTAGAGTCAGTGAGTACAGGCTGATCAATGACAGCACAGTGGAGGCAAATCTGACCTTTTTCTCACCTAAGGCAACAGATGTGGGGATATACGAGTACCAGTTCTACGTGAGGAATGAGGATGTACAGAGGGTGCTCGATACAACACAATGTGACACAAGCTATCAGAATTTCCTTGATGGTGGGATTCGACTCCTGTTCTTCTTAATTGGAGAAGCTACAATTTACATCAAAATGGCTG ATCAGATTTCTGTGAATGCCAGCAAGTACTACTACAGTATTGGTGATGAGGAAGGCTCAACACTATCATGCACACTAGCTCAACAGAACAGCAGCGCGCAGGAGCTGAACTGGCATAAGAATGGATACCAAGTGATGACAACAAATTCTTCAAGCATACTATATATTAACATTTCGGATACTGTGGAGAAATTGGACTTTGTGAACGAGTACGGcacgtacacatgcactgctATGGAAACGGATGGTCGACAAAGCTCAAAGTCGATACATGTTGCAGAAAAAG CATTCTTCAGTATCCAGCTCCGTCCCGAAAATGGCCTGGATTGT GCATCAGTGTCAACAGAAGCCGTTAAGACAGCTGTTCTAAGTGAATTGAGATCCACCTTCTCCCAAACATGTAACTGTGACATCACGCTAGACGAGTTCACCATGGCAACCATGTTATGTGACGATAACAATATGCTCACTTTGAGCTCGGACTTGTTGTTTTCCGACCAAGATGGAGAACTGACAGCATCGAGTTTGCTCAGCTCTGCTGCCAGTAGACTTGCGGGAGTTAGGACATTCAATGATGCAACGTTGTTCATTGATACCAGCTGTGCCCTATAA